A window from Hymenobacter volaticus encodes these proteins:
- a CDS encoding PQQ-dependent sugar dehydrogenase — MLRFPFRLPAAAVLLLAAACNQGKPAADTPTNTPAATAAAPDSTATSTATAPPLPKPYATKSATKRSKVIGWPAGKTPVVPTGFTVAEYAGGLNSPRWAYVTPNGDVLVAEANTIPTSFKKKVTAKLDLDPSKSLKETSANRITLLRDTNKDGKPDVRETFLSGLNQPLGMLVLGNYFYVANTDGVLRYAYKPGQTKITGPGEKILTLPGKGYNNHWTRNLVANADGTKIYVSVGSSSNVGENGMEYEQRRANILEINPDGSDEKVYAAGLRNPVGMDWNPTTKALWAAVNERDELGDDLVPDYLTSVQPGAFYGWPYSYFGQNEDPRRKGERPDLVKKALVPEVPLSPHSASLGLAFYDGKAFPAKYQKGAFVGQHGSWNRSEFTGYKVVFVPFKDGKPAGSSEDFVSGFVANTGSKEVYGRPVGVTEMPDGSLLVLDDAGNKVWRVSAQSGQAASATPKRSSVPQLASTVR; from the coding sequence ATGCTACGATTCCCGTTCCGCTTGCCAGCGGCGGCTGTGTTGCTGCTCGCTGCCGCTTGCAACCAAGGTAAGCCTGCCGCTGATACGCCAACCAATACGCCAGCTGCTACAGCGGCAGCTCCTGATTCCACTGCTACTTCAACAGCCACTGCTCCGCCGCTGCCTAAGCCCTATGCCACCAAATCTGCGACCAAGCGCAGCAAGGTGATAGGGTGGCCGGCCGGCAAAACGCCGGTGGTACCAACTGGCTTTACCGTTGCCGAATATGCAGGCGGCCTCAACAGCCCCCGGTGGGCCTATGTAACGCCCAATGGCGATGTGCTGGTAGCTGAGGCAAACACTATCCCGACTTCGTTCAAGAAAAAAGTAACGGCCAAACTGGACCTCGATCCTTCTAAGTCGCTGAAGGAAACTAGCGCCAATCGTATCACGCTGCTGCGCGACACCAACAAGGACGGCAAACCCGACGTGCGCGAAACCTTCCTGTCAGGGCTCAACCAGCCTTTGGGGATGTTAGTACTCGGCAACTATTTCTATGTGGCTAACACGGATGGCGTGTTGCGCTATGCCTACAAGCCCGGCCAAACCAAAATAACTGGCCCTGGCGAGAAGATTCTAACGCTGCCCGGCAAAGGCTACAACAACCACTGGACTCGGAACCTAGTGGCCAACGCCGACGGCACTAAGATTTATGTGAGCGTGGGCTCTAGCTCCAACGTAGGAGAAAACGGCATGGAGTACGAGCAGCGGCGAGCCAATATTCTGGAAATCAACCCAGATGGCTCCGACGAGAAAGTGTATGCTGCTGGCCTGCGCAACCCCGTGGGTATGGACTGGAACCCGACCACCAAAGCGCTGTGGGCCGCTGTAAACGAGCGGGACGAGCTAGGCGATGACCTGGTGCCCGACTACTTAACCAGCGTACAACCAGGTGCTTTTTACGGTTGGCCTTACTCGTACTTCGGCCAGAACGAGGACCCGCGCCGCAAAGGCGAGCGGCCCGATTTGGTGAAGAAAGCGTTGGTACCCGAAGTGCCGTTAAGTCCGCACTCGGCTTCGTTGGGCTTGGCTTTCTATGATGGCAAAGCCTTTCCAGCTAAATACCAGAAGGGTGCATTTGTGGGGCAGCATGGTTCATGGAACCGCTCGGAGTTTACAGGTTACAAAGTCGTTTTTGTGCCCTTCAAAGACGGGAAGCCTGCTGGTAGCTCCGAAGATTTTGTGAGTGGCTTCGTGGCTAACACTGGCAGTAAGGAAGTCTATGGCCGTCCCGTTGGCGTCACCGAAATGCCCGATGGGTCGTTGCTAGTGCTTGATGATGCGGGCAACAAGGTATGGCGTGTGTCGGCGCAAAGTGGCCAAGCGGCAAGTGCCACACCCAAACGCAGCTCGGTCCCCCAGCTCGCCAGCACAGTTCGGTGA
- a CDS encoding GNAT family N-acetyltransferase has translation MLYIQLTPFPELHTERFVLRRLQQADAPALLDQRSDPRIMRYLDREPDTTLEQTTALIERITQNAADNSGVTWGIVRPAATQELLGTIGLWRIMAEHHRAEVGYGLHPDYWQQGVMSEALAAVLDFGFQTLKLHSVEANVNPHNTASRRLLEKHGFVQEAYFRQNYFFRGQFLDSIIYSLLTPEAAKPELINEAATEL, from the coding sequence ATGCTATATATTCAACTAACTCCATTTCCTGAGCTACATACCGAACGGTTTGTGCTCCGTCGGCTTCAGCAAGCAGATGCCCCCGCGTTGTTAGATCAACGCTCCGATCCGCGGATTATGCGTTATCTAGATCGGGAGCCGGATACTACCTTGGAGCAAACTACCGCGCTTATCGAGCGAATAACGCAAAATGCAGCCGACAATTCAGGGGTGACTTGGGGCATAGTACGCCCTGCGGCTACGCAAGAGTTGCTAGGTACAATTGGTCTGTGGCGCATTATGGCTGAGCATCATCGCGCCGAAGTGGGCTACGGGCTCCACCCCGATTATTGGCAACAGGGCGTTATGAGTGAAGCCTTAGCGGCAGTGCTTGACTTCGGGTTTCAAACGTTGAAACTACACAGTGTGGAAGCCAATGTTAACCCGCACAACACGGCATCGAGGCGGCTGTTGGAAAAGCATGGCTTTGTGCAGGAAGCATACTTTCGGCAGAACTACTTTTTTCGCGGGCAGTTTCTGGACTCAATTATCTACTCATTGCTCACCCCGGAAGCAGCTAAGCCAGAGTTGATAAACGAAGCAGCAACAGAATTGTAA
- a CDS encoding sensor histidine kinase, whose product MLKQAALQLQKQNEDLLRNNRELDAFVQAAASELRQPIHNLQALFGQMREAVTFHDPDANALLVMADNSLTRWNNTVRNLMQLVKALEQSQLPAEEVSLATVTREALLGLHPHLRASGGEVSTHFQSLPTVSYVRPHLLSIITNLISNSIRQHDPSRPLRLRLESKHAANGRPQLVVQDNGLGMEPPRSSSRTSRTQPAGSGAGLYLIHRIVEDHGGRLEVESIPGKGTTFSVTL is encoded by the coding sequence GTGCTAAAACAAGCCGCTCTGCAGCTACAAAAGCAAAACGAAGATTTACTTCGCAACAACCGGGAGCTTGATGCCTTCGTGCAGGCAGCAGCGAGCGAGTTGCGCCAGCCAATTCATAATCTGCAGGCCTTATTCGGCCAGATGCGTGAAGCCGTTACCTTCCACGACCCCGACGCGAATGCGCTACTGGTAATGGCCGACAATAGCCTGACGCGTTGGAACAACACGGTTCGCAACTTGATGCAGCTAGTAAAAGCGCTAGAGCAGAGTCAATTACCAGCAGAAGAAGTCTCGCTGGCAACTGTAACGCGAGAGGCACTGCTAGGCTTGCATCCGCACTTACGCGCTTCGGGCGGTGAGGTGTCCACTCACTTCCAAAGCCTGCCGACCGTGTCGTACGTGCGCCCGCACTTGCTAAGCATCATCACTAATCTGATCAGCAACTCCATTCGCCAACACGACCCAAGCCGACCTCTACGGTTACGATTGGAAAGTAAACATGCAGCTAATGGTCGTCCACAACTTGTTGTGCAGGACAATGGACTTGGTATGGAGCCACCGCGAAGCAGTAGCCGCACTTCCCGTACCCAACCTGCGGGCTCGGGTGCTGGGCTTTACCTGATTCATCGGATAGTGGAAGACCACGGCGGCCGCCTTGAAGTGGAAAGCATTCCCGGCAAAGGCACTACATTTAGCGTCACGTTATAA
- a CDS encoding phosphosulfolactate synthase: protein MNYNLSQLPERTDKPREQGFTMVMDKGLSVRETEDFLEVGAPYTDIVKLGWATSYVTPNLKRKLEVYKEAGIPVYFGGTLFEAFIIRNQFDDYRRLLTEFGMEYAEVSDGSIDLNHDRKLEYIRELAQDVKVLSEVGSKDAEKIIPPYKWISQMRTELEAGAVKVIGEAREAGNVGLFRSTGEVRSGLVEEILTQIPSEKILWEAPQKAQQVWFIKLLGANVNLGNIAPNEIVSLETIRLGLRGDTFTHFLDMDNVDEDFRPEKPTGKPGTSMPRG from the coding sequence ATGAATTACAACCTCTCCCAACTGCCCGAACGTACTGACAAACCCCGTGAACAAGGTTTCACGATGGTGATGGACAAGGGCCTGAGCGTGCGTGAAACCGAAGACTTTCTGGAAGTAGGCGCCCCCTACACCGATATCGTGAAGCTGGGCTGGGCCACTTCCTACGTAACGCCCAACCTGAAGCGTAAGCTGGAGGTGTATAAGGAGGCAGGCATTCCAGTCTATTTCGGTGGCACGTTGTTCGAGGCGTTCATTATTCGCAACCAGTTCGATGACTACCGGCGCTTGTTGACCGAGTTTGGGATGGAGTACGCTGAAGTATCCGATGGCTCTATTGACCTCAACCACGACCGGAAGCTGGAATACATTCGCGAACTAGCTCAGGATGTGAAGGTGCTATCGGAAGTGGGTTCGAAGGATGCGGAGAAAATCATTCCGCCCTACAAATGGATTTCGCAGATGAGAACAGAACTCGAAGCTGGAGCCGTTAAGGTGATTGGCGAAGCACGAGAGGCCGGCAACGTCGGGCTGTTCCGGAGTACTGGCGAAGTGCGCTCGGGCCTGGTAGAGGAAATTCTGACCCAGATTCCATCGGAAAAGATTCTGTGGGAAGCTCCGCAGAAAGCGCAGCAAGTGTGGTTCATCAAGCTGCTTGGCGCCAACGTCAACCTAGGCAATATTGCGCCCAACGAGATAGTGAGCTTGGAAACCATCCGCTTAGGACTTCGCGGCGACACGTTCACGCATTTCCTCGATATGGATAATGTAGACGAAGATTTCCGCCCCGAGAAGCCTACCGGTAAACCTGGCACGTCTATGCCACGTGGGTAG
- a CDS encoding tetratricopeptide repeat protein, whose protein sequence is MNENFEDRDEVLDTVRRFERMVAHNEPVFFDLADFENIIDHYTTNTQYDKALQACEAAIAQYPFSTELLIDRSQVLAMKGEYTAAATQIENVAQLDPDNPDVAVTRGIIATQKGEFAEAVAYFLQAAERAPDRDDIYFNLGLAYQSWQKFKSAAKYYKKSLRLNLENDVAVQELLYCLEVSERLESNLDFFQRFTDEDPYSAVAWYNLGQAYYRLEQFDKAVGAFDYAILIDSKFHEAHAYLASTYVSQEKYREAIQEFELSHEEGKPTPEALCNIGECYEKLRQWDLSRRFYQRAIDLDPEMDEAWFGIGIIMNEQERHFEAIHFFRKAVELYAESVEYWLALAAAEYQVGNVVSALEAYEKATETAPDNKDAWLNWSIILYEQGNFNEAIDLMRNAVEVQPTEAELHYRLCAYLLAAGRYREAYETLENALVLDFDKHRLLFDYFPELESQKALARLIDQYRK, encoded by the coding sequence ATGAACGAAAATTTTGAGGACCGGGACGAGGTATTGGACACTGTGCGCCGTTTTGAGCGAATGGTAGCCCACAATGAGCCCGTCTTTTTTGATTTGGCCGACTTCGAAAACATCATCGACCACTATACCACCAACACTCAGTACGATAAAGCCTTACAAGCTTGCGAGGCCGCTATTGCTCAATATCCATTCAGCACCGAACTCCTCATTGATCGGTCGCAGGTACTTGCTATGAAAGGGGAGTATACCGCGGCGGCCACCCAGATTGAAAACGTAGCCCAGCTCGATCCTGACAATCCGGACGTAGCTGTAACGCGCGGTATAATTGCTACTCAGAAGGGCGAGTTTGCCGAAGCAGTAGCGTACTTTCTGCAAGCTGCCGAACGAGCTCCTGACCGCGACGATATTTACTTCAACCTCGGGCTAGCTTACCAAAGCTGGCAGAAGTTTAAAAGCGCCGCCAAGTACTACAAAAAGAGCTTGCGCCTAAACTTGGAAAACGATGTAGCGGTGCAGGAACTGCTATACTGCCTGGAAGTAAGCGAGCGACTTGAAAGCAACCTAGATTTTTTTCAGCGCTTCACAGATGAGGATCCTTATTCGGCAGTTGCGTGGTATAACCTTGGGCAAGCTTACTACCGATTAGAGCAGTTCGACAAGGCAGTAGGCGCTTTTGATTATGCTATCCTCATTGATTCAAAGTTTCACGAGGCGCATGCTTACTTAGCCAGCACCTATGTTAGCCAGGAGAAGTATCGGGAGGCAATTCAGGAGTTCGAGTTGAGCCATGAGGAAGGCAAGCCTACGCCGGAAGCGCTGTGCAACATCGGGGAGTGCTACGAGAAGTTACGGCAGTGGGACTTGTCGCGCCGTTTCTATCAGCGGGCCATCGACCTAGACCCTGAGATGGATGAAGCCTGGTTTGGTATCGGCATCATCATGAACGAACAAGAGCGGCATTTCGAAGCCATTCACTTCTTCCGAAAGGCTGTGGAGTTGTATGCCGAGAGTGTGGAGTATTGGCTGGCTCTGGCCGCCGCCGAGTACCAGGTTGGCAATGTAGTAAGCGCGTTGGAAGCTTATGAGAAAGCCACCGAAACCGCACCCGACAACAAAGACGCTTGGTTGAACTGGAGTATCATTCTTTACGAGCAAGGCAATTTCAACGAAGCCATTGATTTAATGCGCAACGCCGTTGAGGTTCAACCTACCGAAGCGGAGTTGCACTACCGGTTGTGTGCTTACTTGCTAGCCGCAGGCCGCTACCGTGAAGCGTACGAAACCTTGGAAAACGCGCTAGTTCTGGATTTCGATAAGCATCGGCTGCTTTTCGATTATTTCCCCGAGTTAGAATCGCAGAAGGCATTGGCCCGCTTGATTGATCAGTATCGGAAATAG
- a CDS encoding NAD-dependent epimerase/dehydratase family protein: MVFVTGGSGLVGSFLIPALVGRGLMVRAMYRKQVPAIEAAEVVEWVEGDVRDSTLLKTSLEGVSHVFHCAGLVSYAPQDEEALLQVNVEGTAAVVDACLERPGLRLCQVSSVAALGGAVVGAEEASVSLMPQVLDEKAKWDLGAEHGAYATSKYLAELEVWRGISEGLSAIMVNPSVILGPADWNRSSTRLFRYAWEQHNFYTPGNINVVDVRDVVDMMLHLALDSDTSGERYVLNGGTLPLKEFLSRAAACFGKKPPAVAVPDWAAETIWRLEHVRSVLTGARPLITKDTARAGRRPVVYSADKVQRATGRSFRSLQETIEWCCRELVGSEITK, from the coding sequence ATGGTTTTCGTCACTGGCGGCAGCGGTCTGGTAGGGAGCTTTTTGATTCCGGCGCTAGTGGGCCGAGGATTGATGGTACGTGCTATGTATCGAAAGCAGGTACCAGCAATTGAGGCAGCCGAGGTGGTAGAATGGGTGGAAGGAGACGTGCGGGACTCTACTTTGCTGAAAACCTCTCTTGAGGGTGTTTCGCATGTATTTCACTGTGCTGGTTTGGTTTCCTACGCGCCACAAGACGAAGAGGCGTTGTTACAGGTAAACGTTGAGGGCACAGCAGCCGTGGTAGACGCTTGTTTGGAGCGGCCAGGACTACGATTATGTCAAGTGTCGTCGGTAGCCGCACTAGGAGGCGCAGTGGTGGGAGCGGAAGAGGCATCTGTAAGCTTAATGCCACAAGTGCTTGACGAAAAAGCGAAATGGGATTTAGGCGCAGAGCATGGTGCTTATGCTACGTCAAAGTATTTAGCTGAGCTTGAAGTATGGCGAGGAATATCCGAAGGTCTCTCGGCTATCATGGTCAATCCCTCAGTTATTTTAGGGCCTGCTGACTGGAACCGTAGCAGCACCCGTCTATTTCGGTATGCCTGGGAGCAGCACAATTTCTACACCCCCGGCAACATCAATGTAGTAGACGTACGGGATGTAGTAGATATGATGCTGCACCTCGCTTTGGACTCCGATACGAGCGGCGAGCGATACGTACTGAATGGCGGAACCTTGCCACTAAAAGAGTTTCTAAGCCGTGCTGCTGCTTGCTTCGGCAAAAAGCCACCTGCTGTTGCTGTGCCCGATTGGGCAGCTGAAACTATCTGGCGCTTGGAGCACGTGCGGTCCGTGCTAACCGGTGCGCGGCCTCTTATCACCAAAGACACAGCCCGCGCCGGTCGCCGCCCTGTCGTATACAGCGCCGACAAAGTGCAGCGCGCAACAGGACGGTCATTTCGGTCGCTTCAAGAAACCATAGAATGGTGCTGTCGTGAGCTGGTAGGTAGTGAAATAACCAAGTAA
- a CDS encoding tyrosine-protein phosphatase — protein MVSLLQKWFGSKSDPAESVAEGFSILETDMHSHILPGLDDGVETVEQSVELLREMRALGYRKLVMTPHIMGDFYKNTPEGIKAALAAVQRAATATGLADMTLECAAEYYLDEWFGQRLDREDELLTFGGTKRYLLFETSYINEPFNLAETVFRLQSMGYQPVLAHPERYTYFYGRFDDLKRIRDNGALLQLNLNSLAGYYSSGAKRVAEKLVDAQMVDMVGTDAHNIKHVNMLRDKTLSMEYMRKLLELPLLNNAL, from the coding sequence ATGGTATCGTTATTACAGAAATGGTTTGGAAGTAAATCAGACCCTGCTGAATCGGTAGCTGAAGGATTTAGCATCCTTGAAACTGATATGCATTCACATATACTGCCTGGGCTTGATGACGGCGTTGAAACTGTAGAGCAGTCAGTGGAGCTTTTGCGAGAAATGCGGGCGTTGGGCTACCGCAAATTGGTAATGACGCCTCACATTATGGGTGACTTTTATAAGAATACCCCCGAAGGCATTAAAGCTGCGTTAGCTGCTGTGCAACGTGCTGCTACAGCAACTGGCTTAGCGGATATGACATTAGAGTGCGCAGCCGAATACTATCTAGATGAATGGTTTGGTCAGCGTCTGGACCGGGAAGATGAACTTCTTACTTTTGGCGGCACGAAGCGATACTTGTTGTTTGAGACAAGTTATATCAACGAGCCTTTCAATTTAGCGGAAACAGTATTTCGGTTGCAAAGTATGGGTTATCAGCCAGTGCTGGCGCATCCTGAGCGATATACCTATTTCTATGGACGCTTCGACGACCTGAAAAGGATACGCGATAATGGGGCACTGTTGCAGCTAAACCTTAACTCTTTGGCTGGTTACTATTCATCGGGAGCCAAAAGAGTGGCGGAAAAGTTGGTAGATGCCCAGATGGTGGATATGGTAGGTACCGATGCGCATAATATCAAGCATGTTAATATGCTGCGCGACAAAACATTATCAATGGAGTATATGCGTAAGTTGCTTGAATTGCCTCTATTAAATAACGCATTGTAA
- a CDS encoding polysaccharide biosynthesis tyrosine autokinase translates to MAVNENAELEELIRNATSGGVSTPITESEPTEEGDGLDFDTLLLVARRSLLWLVLLIGLGLTGSWLFLRYTKPVYRSSSILKIDERTEAGALGLGTLGLSSDNQQSINSLSGEIELIKSNIIYRRLRDSLDLNVNYYVEGTVLESELYGISPFRVEYQGSILYNIKFNLKFINSRRFQISFILNGQEQKIENNINTLFDINGMKLLVQPTRLFGRNVIDNNYHFIINDEAAINGYLDQNLLVEIINPSANTIRISFQEFNPVKARAIINKIDTVYLQEKLVQKRAASAQTLRFLDQQLNENRRNLQGAEENLQNFVRRTKTYDVRSNVAEVKGKVETLEEARISLVEKLQLLSDLEGMVERESLTPREDITIKESIPGLSTLGDAQLTQQLGELNALLFDLRRVERSNRETTEAVQSRLDKIEYIKSNIRRTLLQRQRQLRNDLTKLIRKSESLDAELQRLPERATEEDRLKRPLTQYINTYTMLMAKKADFNIAIAGTTPDFQILSPASMPTAPISPVRLMVYAIGLASGIVLGLGLIAVRYLMHNTVTNVRELERATTASVLGVIPTYDKEKMAISKLVVDKNPKSAISESIRSIRTNLDFISSSKKKRMISVTSTVSGEGKTFVSVNLGGIIALSEQRVVILDLDMRKPKVNLAFGADNVKGVSTILIDKHTVLECVQHTSIPTLDFISAGPTPPNPSELILSPRFDEMLAELHQVYDVILIDTPPVGLVTDGILIMRKADIPIYIVRANYSKKSFLKNINKLIRANNFTRLCTILNDARATGLYGYGYGYGYGYGQGYYEDIKPVESPLTRLRKRFS, encoded by the coding sequence ATGGCTGTTAACGAGAACGCCGAGCTTGAAGAGTTGATCCGCAATGCTACCAGCGGCGGAGTAAGTACGCCCATCACCGAATCGGAACCAACAGAAGAAGGTGATGGATTAGACTTTGATACACTATTGTTGGTAGCGCGCCGTAGTTTGCTGTGGCTGGTATTGTTGATCGGGCTTGGTTTAACCGGATCCTGGTTGTTTTTACGCTATACAAAACCCGTTTATCGCTCATCTTCCATTCTTAAAATAGACGAAAGAACAGAGGCCGGGGCATTAGGTTTAGGCACGCTTGGATTGAGTAGCGACAATCAGCAAAGTATTAATAGTCTATCTGGAGAAATTGAGCTTATTAAGTCAAATATAATTTATCGTCGACTCCGCGATTCCTTAGACCTCAATGTTAACTATTACGTTGAAGGAACAGTTTTAGAATCAGAATTATACGGTATTTCTCCTTTCCGTGTAGAGTATCAAGGCAGTATATTGTATAACATTAAATTTAATTTGAAATTTATTAACTCTCGCCGTTTTCAAATAAGTTTTATATTAAACGGCCAAGAACAAAAAATTGAGAATAACATAAACACGCTATTTGACATAAATGGAATGAAGCTGTTAGTTCAGCCTACTAGACTATTTGGTCGAAATGTTATAGATAATAATTATCATTTCATTATCAACGATGAAGCAGCGATCAATGGATATTTAGATCAAAATTTACTGGTTGAAATTATTAATCCTAGTGCGAATACTATCCGAATTTCCTTCCAGGAATTTAATCCAGTCAAAGCGCGTGCTATCATAAATAAAATTGACACTGTTTATTTGCAAGAGAAGCTTGTTCAAAAACGTGCAGCAAGTGCTCAAACTTTGCGTTTTTTAGATCAACAATTAAATGAGAACCGTCGCAATTTACAAGGAGCGGAGGAAAATCTACAGAATTTTGTGCGTCGTACTAAAACATACGATGTTCGCTCAAACGTGGCCGAGGTAAAAGGCAAAGTTGAAACTTTAGAAGAAGCACGAATAAGTTTAGTAGAGAAACTTCAATTGTTATCGGATCTTGAAGGTATGGTAGAGCGAGAGAGTTTGACTCCACGTGAAGACATAACTATAAAGGAAAGTATTCCTGGTCTGTCTACCTTAGGTGACGCACAACTTACTCAGCAACTTGGAGAATTAAACGCTTTGTTATTCGATTTACGTCGAGTAGAACGTTCTAATAGAGAGACTACTGAGGCTGTACAATCACGGTTGGACAAGATTGAATACATAAAGAGTAATATTCGACGTACTCTACTTCAGCGTCAACGTCAACTTCGTAATGATTTAACCAAATTAATTAGAAAAAGTGAAAGTTTAGATGCTGAATTACAGCGCCTGCCGGAAAGAGCAACAGAAGAAGATCGACTAAAGCGACCTTTAACACAATATATTAATACGTACACTATGCTGATGGCGAAGAAAGCCGACTTCAACATAGCTATAGCTGGTACTACTCCCGATTTTCAGATACTCTCGCCGGCTAGCATGCCTACTGCTCCTATCTCGCCGGTACGCCTAATGGTATATGCTATAGGATTGGCCAGTGGTATTGTGTTAGGCTTAGGATTGATTGCAGTTCGATATCTAATGCACAATACTGTAACTAATGTGCGTGAGTTAGAGCGAGCCACTACCGCTTCGGTACTTGGGGTTATTCCGACTTATGATAAAGAGAAAATGGCTATCTCAAAGCTAGTTGTTGATAAAAATCCTAAATCTGCAATTAGCGAATCTATCCGTTCTATTAGAACCAACTTGGATTTCATAAGCTCCTCTAAAAAGAAGCGCATGATTTCGGTTACATCAACGGTATCTGGGGAAGGCAAGACATTCGTATCCGTAAATCTGGGTGGCATTATTGCTCTATCAGAACAGCGTGTTGTGATCCTAGACCTAGATATGCGTAAGCCTAAGGTGAACTTGGCTTTTGGAGCAGATAATGTAAAGGGTGTTAGTACTATTCTTATTGACAAGCATACTGTGTTAGAATGTGTACAACACACTTCTATACCAACACTCGACTTTATTTCGGCGGGTCCTACTCCCCCCAACCCGTCAGAATTGATACTGAGTCCGCGGTTTGATGAAATGTTAGCTGAGTTACATCAAGTCTATGATGTAATTCTTATTGATACTCCACCCGTAGGGCTTGTGACGGATGGTATCCTGATAATGCGCAAAGCTGATATACCGATATACATCGTGCGTGCTAACTACTCTAAAAAATCATTTTTAAAGAATATTAATAAGCTTATTCGGGCAAATAATTTCACCCGGCTTTGCACCATATTAAATGATGCTCGTGCAACAGGGCTTTACGGTTATGGCTATGGTTATGGTTACGGGTATGGCCAAGGCTATTACGAGGATATCAAGCCTGTAGAAAGCCCATTAACGCGTCTACGGAAGCGTTTCTCCTAA
- a CDS encoding polysaccharide biosynthesis/export family protein: protein MQQSAFCSLSRFWLLCVPLLLLLSACGTTRVYNQRTMFRLSDGKGLDTTRLRGVVNRVNRNYIIQPNDLLAVRVYTNNGERIIDPNGELQFGAPAGMLPTGTNGSRTLASGSGQPTPTQGGDSEFTVQTDGTVRLPLINRVRITGYTLLQADSVLKVRYEEFYKGVFVVTRVTNSRVVVLGSVGGRIVPLVNDNMNLIEVLAAAGGVDGGGAGSSLYRSGGKASNIRIIRGDLKNPQVEQIDLTTINGMRRANLQVEPNDIIYIEPVRRPFSDALADASPVLGLSSVVLSTLYLLISVFR from the coding sequence ATGCAACAATCTGCTTTCTGTTCTCTTTCTCGCTTCTGGTTGCTGTGTGTACCACTTCTGCTATTGTTGTCTGCCTGCGGTACAACTCGCGTCTACAATCAACGCACTATGTTCCGGCTCAGCGATGGTAAAGGATTGGATACCACTCGGCTGCGTGGCGTGGTAAACCGGGTGAACAGGAACTATATTATCCAGCCCAATGATTTATTGGCTGTGAGGGTATATACGAACAACGGTGAGCGGATTATCGATCCTAACGGGGAACTGCAGTTTGGTGCCCCAGCAGGTATGTTGCCCACGGGAACCAATGGTAGCCGCACACTGGCATCAGGCAGCGGGCAACCTACCCCAACACAAGGCGGAGATTCGGAATTTACTGTGCAAACAGATGGTACGGTACGCTTGCCTCTCATTAATAGAGTTCGGATAACTGGTTACACCTTATTGCAAGCTGATAGTGTACTAAAAGTGCGCTACGAAGAATTTTACAAAGGAGTATTTGTTGTCACTCGCGTAACGAACAGCCGAGTAGTGGTGTTGGGCTCAGTAGGAGGCAGGATTGTTCCTTTAGTTAACGATAACATGAATTTAATAGAAGTGCTAGCAGCGGCTGGTGGTGTCGATGGTGGCGGCGCTGGAAGTTCACTCTATCGTTCAGGAGGTAAAGCGTCTAATATTCGTATTATTCGGGGTGATTTAAAAAATCCACAGGTAGAACAAATAGACCTGACCACGATAAATGGGATGCGTCGTGCCAACCTACAGGTGGAGCCAAACGACATTATTTACATTGAACCAGTACGTCGTCCATTCTCGGATGCTCTAGCTGATGCTAGCCCGGTTTTAGGATTGTCAAGTGTAGTACTAAGTACGCTCTACCTTCTTATCAGTGTTTTCAGGTAG